In one window of Pseudomonas benzenivorans DNA:
- a CDS encoding alpha/beta fold hydrolase, with protein sequence MLASTPIVLIHGLIGSLQLPDLSGLLAPHRVLAPDLLGYGAQRQRVAAELSLDAQVEYLRGTVEQHFGDEPVHLVGHSVGGVVAALFACRYGARVRSLVSVEGNFSLKDAFWSARVAAMTPAEVEALLAGYRRDPAGWLAGAGVVPTAETLRVAECWLAQQPASTVQAMAQVVVAETAPAAYRDRLRALFARLPVHLIAGEHSRAGWDVPAWAESAAASQTLIPGCGHLPMLERPAAFTQAVATALDGPRDSPH encoded by the coding sequence ATGCTTGCCTCTACCCCCATCGTCTTGATCCACGGGCTTATCGGCTCGTTGCAGCTTCCCGACTTGAGTGGATTGCTCGCCCCGCACCGGGTCTTGGCGCCCGATCTGCTCGGCTATGGCGCGCAGCGACAGCGGGTGGCCGCCGAGTTGAGCCTCGATGCCCAGGTCGAGTACCTGCGTGGGACTGTCGAGCAGCATTTCGGCGATGAGCCGGTGCACCTGGTGGGGCATTCGGTCGGTGGCGTGGTGGCGGCGCTGTTCGCGTGCCGATACGGGGCACGGGTGCGCAGCCTGGTCAGCGTGGAGGGCAACTTCAGTCTGAAGGATGCCTTCTGGTCGGCCCGGGTGGCGGCCATGACGCCGGCAGAGGTGGAGGCGTTGCTCGCGGGTTATCGGCGAGACCCGGCCGGTTGGCTGGCCGGGGCGGGGGTTGTCCCGACGGCTGAAACCCTACGGGTGGCCGAGTGCTGGCTGGCCCAGCAGCCTGCCTCGACGGTGCAGGCCATGGCGCAGGTGGTGGTGGCCGAAACCGCTCCGGCGGCGTATCGGGACAGGCTGCGCGCGCTTTTCGCCCGTCTACCGGTGCATTTGATCGCTGGTGAGCATTCGCGCGCGGGCTGGGACGTGCCGGCCTGGGCCGAGTCGGCCGCGGCCAGCCAGACCCTGATCCCGGGCTGCGGGCACTTGCCGATGCTGGAGCGTCCCGCCGCCTTCACCCAGGCTGTGGCGACCGCCCTGGACGGCCCGCGGGATTCACCCCACTAA
- a CDS encoding MFS transporter: MWSQIAPISSLLSGVALLLLGNGLLNTLLTLRGVAEGYSSSMLGLIMSGYFVGFLLGTWLAIPLVRRVGHIRAFAFCAALAAIAALLHVLLVDPWVWLALRVLYGLALVSLYMVIESWLNAQVPNDKRGQVFALYMAVNLGALAAAQQLLGLAEPGDFILFVLAAMLISAALMPITLTRQAQPSVPEALHSNLRQLLGIAPLAIVAAGLSGLALGAFWGMAPVYASLSGFDAGGVGLLMSSAILGGALLQWPIGRYSDRHDRRLVMLWVVILAVLVALGMSLLPAGRALLGLIFLFGGLAFAIYPIAVAQLIDQLHGDEILAGSGSLLMVNGIGSVCGPLLAGVLMQQFGARALPLYFATVLALLATYTWYRLRHVSDLVSGEQAHFMPMLRTSHTVLELMPDAPPAETGSVDEPLAPESR; this comes from the coding sequence ATGTGGTCCCAGATTGCCCCCATCAGTTCACTGCTGAGCGGGGTCGCGTTACTCCTGCTCGGCAATGGCCTGCTCAACACCCTCCTGACCTTGCGTGGCGTCGCCGAAGGCTACTCCAGCTCGATGCTCGGCCTGATCATGTCCGGGTATTTCGTCGGCTTCCTCCTCGGCACCTGGCTGGCGATTCCGCTGGTGCGCCGCGTTGGGCATATCCGTGCCTTCGCCTTCTGTGCCGCCCTGGCCGCCATCGCCGCCCTGCTCCACGTGCTGCTGGTCGACCCCTGGGTCTGGCTGGCCCTGCGCGTGCTCTACGGCCTGGCCCTGGTCAGCCTGTACATGGTGATCGAGAGCTGGCTCAACGCCCAGGTGCCCAACGACAAGCGCGGCCAGGTGTTCGCCCTGTACATGGCGGTCAATCTCGGCGCCCTGGCCGCGGCGCAGCAACTGCTGGGCCTGGCCGAACCCGGCGACTTCATCCTCTTCGTCCTGGCGGCGATGCTGATCAGCGCGGCGCTGATGCCCATCACCCTCACTCGCCAGGCCCAGCCCAGCGTGCCCGAGGCGCTGCACAGCAACCTGCGCCAGCTGCTCGGCATCGCCCCCCTGGCGATAGTCGCCGCCGGCCTGTCGGGCCTGGCCCTGGGGGCCTTCTGGGGTATGGCGCCGGTGTACGCCAGCCTCAGCGGCTTCGACGCCGGCGGCGTGGGCCTGCTGATGAGCAGCGCGATTCTCGGCGGCGCCCTGCTGCAGTGGCCCATCGGCCGCTACTCGGACAGACACGACCGCCGCCTGGTGATGCTCTGGGTGGTGATCCTGGCGGTGCTGGTGGCGCTCGGGATGAGCCTGCTGCCGGCCGGTCGGGCGCTGCTCGGCCTGATCTTCCTGTTCGGCGGCCTGGCGTTCGCCATCTACCCCATCGCCGTGGCCCAGCTGATCGACCAGCTGCACGGCGACGAGATTCTCGCCGGCTCCGGCAGCCTGCTGATGGTCAACGGCATCGGCTCGGTGTGCGGCCCGCTGCTGGCCGGGGTGCTGATGCAGCAGTTCGGTGCCCGCGCCCTGCCGCTGTACTTCGCCACGGTGCTCGCCCTGCTGGCCACCTACACCTGGTACCGCCTGCGCCACGTCAGCGACCTGGTCAGCGGCGAACAGGCGCACTTCATGCCGATGCTGCGCACCAGCCACACGGTGCTGGAACTGATGCCCGATGCGCCGCCCGCCGAGACGGGCAGCGTCGACGAGCCACTCGCCCCCGAATCACGCTAG
- a CDS encoding DUF2254 domain-containing protein, which produces MVQPSNLLFRAYLRTIHSLAFYPTLIALGFLLLCLLNIAIEYQPWLLAVKARLDIGLVKNADNARLILGTLVAGIMSLMVFSFSMVMVVLNNAAAALSPRLLPGLISSKGHQKTLGFYLGTILYALLLITTIEQQGDERVPSLGVLVTLGLGIACLGLFVHFIRSISQSIQVEHILNSLYIGTLDKLSDCEHKLLDCTQAPSWPVDEGWVQVEAQRSGYFKELNVSTLCALLEEHDLRMAVLVHRGFFVMSGHPLFKLDRQVDEDLSQQLLDCFDFFVEQYVSSHYLFGCKHMSEIAVKALSPGINDPGTAITAIDMLSVLFSKRMTLPDLDVVPLPDQPPRLFFFELPLDQLLQLIFGPLRSYGREDPHVLIGLLQAYKNLLYQRPRAHHKADLIRHAQSVLETADRHIANRRDREDLNAMVERFNQAARTTPPALNPLRVEAS; this is translated from the coding sequence GTGGTGCAACCCTCCAACCTGCTCTTCCGCGCCTACCTGCGCACCATCCACAGCCTGGCGTTCTACCCGACGCTGATCGCCCTGGGTTTCCTGCTGCTGTGCCTGCTCAACATCGCCATCGAGTACCAGCCCTGGCTGCTGGCGGTGAAGGCCAGGCTGGACATCGGCCTGGTGAAGAACGCCGACAACGCGCGGTTGATTCTCGGCACCCTGGTAGCCGGCATCATGTCGCTGATGGTGTTCAGCTTCTCGATGGTCATGGTGGTACTCAACAACGCGGCCGCGGCCCTGTCGCCGCGACTGCTGCCCGGGCTGATCAGCAGCAAGGGCCACCAGAAAACCCTGGGCTTCTACCTGGGCACCATTCTCTATGCGCTGCTGCTGATCACCACCATCGAGCAACAGGGCGACGAACGGGTTCCCAGCCTCGGCGTACTGGTCACCCTGGGCCTGGGCATCGCCTGCCTGGGGCTGTTCGTACACTTCATCCGCTCGATCAGCCAGTCGATTCAGGTCGAGCACATCCTCAACAGCCTCTATATCGGCACCCTGGACAAACTCAGCGACTGCGAACACAAGCTGCTCGACTGCACCCAGGCGCCCTCCTGGCCGGTCGACGAGGGCTGGGTGCAGGTCGAGGCCCAGCGCAGCGGCTATTTCAAGGAACTCAACGTCAGCACCCTCTGCGCCCTGCTCGAGGAGCACGACCTGCGCATGGCGGTGCTGGTCCATCGCGGCTTCTTCGTCATGAGCGGTCATCCGCTGTTCAAACTGGATCGCCAGGTCGACGAAGACCTGAGCCAGCAACTGCTCGACTGCTTCGACTTCTTCGTCGAGCAGTACGTCAGCTCCCACTACCTGTTCGGCTGCAAGCACATGTCGGAGATCGCCGTGAAGGCCCTGAGCCCCGGGATCAACGACCCGGGCACGGCCATCACCGCCATCGACATGCTCAGCGTACTGTTCAGCAAGCGCATGACCCTGCCGGACCTGGATGTCGTCCCCCTGCCGGACCAGCCGCCGCGCCTGTTCTTCTTCGAGCTACCGCTGGACCAGTTGCTGCAGCTGATCTTCGGTCCGCTGCGCAGCTACGGCCGCGAGGACCCGCATGTGCTGATCGGCCTGCTGCAGGCCTACAAGAACCTGCTGTACCAGCGCCCCCGTGCCCATCACAAGGCCGACCTGATCCGCCACGCGCAGAGCGTGCTGGAAACCGCCGACCGGCACATCGCCAACCGCCGCGACCGCGAAGATCTCAACGCCATGGTGGAGCGCTTCAACCAGGCCGCCCGGACCACCCCCCCCGCCCTGAACCCGCTCAGGGTGGAGGCGTCCTGA
- the ggpS gene encoding glucosylglycerol-phosphate synthase, which yields MLLATDLDGTFLAGDPEDRLSLYQTIAAHPEIRLAYVTGRSLEAVLPLLADPTLPQPDYIIADVGASLVHGDTLQPIQPLQSAVDALWPGESQVASAIEGFDLERQDVPQARRCSYFCTPEEAANPALLDAARALGCDLLYSAERYLDFLPQGVNKGSSLQALADWLELDADQVLAAGDTLNDLSMLSGPFKGVCVGQSETGLLEATAQHSRTLHAKRPGCGGILEAFAHFGFLGEHGIAAEKRQAAQPGKAELVMVYHRLPYEEYRGADGKLQRRRPTSPNGIIPTLLSFFGDGRPGSWVAWAVHEDEHEPFDSHTTVDAERYPKLTAARVKLSKQEVDIFYKRFSKEAFWPTLHTFWERATFNEDDWQVFCKVNRAFAERTALEAAEGATVWLHDYNLWMVPAYLRELRPDLRIAFFHHTYFPSADVFNVLPWRRQIVGSLLQCDYVGFHIPRQVENFVDVARGVFPLKTLERQNCAPRFITYGCAVGLERMTTAVDTGTRVVKLGAHPVGLDIGRVRSALDNPKIREMMARLREELSGVKLLLSVERLDYTKGILEKLNAYERLLADNPELLGKVTLVTVCVPAAKEMTIYDELQTQIEQAVGRINGRFARIGWTPLQFFFRSLPFEEVSAWYAMADVMWITPLRDGLNLVAKEFVAAQGLLGGSGVLVLSEFAGAAAELKGALLTNPHDPADLAQTCYLALNLPKAEAQARLRQLFDIVSYNDIHRWGDEFLAGVAEETDEPQEPLGLVS from the coding sequence ATGCTACTTGCCACCGATCTCGATGGAACCTTTCTCGCCGGCGATCCCGAGGATCGCCTGAGCCTCTACCAGACCATCGCCGCCCACCCCGAAATCCGCCTGGCCTACGTCACCGGCCGCAGCCTGGAGGCGGTGCTGCCGCTCTTGGCCGACCCGACCCTGCCGCAGCCGGACTACATCATCGCCGACGTCGGCGCCAGCCTGGTGCACGGCGACACGCTGCAGCCCATCCAGCCGCTGCAGAGCGCGGTGGACGCCCTGTGGCCCGGCGAGAGCCAGGTCGCCAGCGCCATCGAGGGCTTCGACCTGGAGCGCCAGGACGTGCCCCAGGCCCGTCGCTGCTCCTACTTCTGCACGCCCGAAGAGGCGGCCAACCCGGCCCTGCTGGACGCCGCCCGCGCCCTGGGTTGCGACCTGCTCTACTCGGCCGAACGCTACCTCGACTTCCTGCCCCAGGGGGTGAACAAGGGCAGCAGCCTCCAGGCCCTGGCCGACTGGCTGGAGCTGGACGCCGACCAGGTGCTGGCCGCCGGTGACACCCTCAACGACCTGTCGATGCTCAGCGGCCCGTTCAAGGGCGTCTGCGTCGGCCAGTCCGAGACGGGCCTGCTGGAAGCCACCGCCCAGCACTCGCGCACCCTGCACGCCAAGCGTCCCGGTTGCGGCGGCATCCTCGAAGCCTTCGCCCACTTCGGTTTCCTCGGCGAGCACGGCATCGCCGCGGAGAAGCGCCAGGCCGCCCAGCCCGGCAAGGCCGAACTGGTGATGGTCTACCATCGCCTGCCCTATGAGGAATACCGCGGTGCCGACGGCAAGCTGCAGCGCCGCCGCCCGACCTCGCCGAACGGCATCATCCCCACCCTGCTGAGCTTCTTCGGCGACGGCCGGCCCGGCTCCTGGGTCGCCTGGGCGGTGCACGAGGACGAGCATGAACCCTTCGACAGCCACACCACGGTGGATGCCGAACGCTACCCCAAGCTCACCGCCGCACGGGTCAAGCTCAGCAAGCAAGAAGTCGACATCTTCTACAAGCGTTTCTCCAAGGAGGCCTTCTGGCCGACCCTGCACACCTTCTGGGAACGGGCCACCTTCAACGAGGACGACTGGCAGGTGTTCTGCAAGGTCAACCGCGCCTTCGCCGAACGCACCGCCCTGGAAGCCGCCGAAGGCGCCACCGTCTGGCTGCACGACTACAACCTGTGGATGGTCCCGGCCTACCTGCGCGAACTGCGCCCGGACCTGCGCATCGCCTTCTTCCACCACACCTACTTCCCCTCGGCGGACGTGTTCAACGTGCTGCCCTGGCGCCGACAGATCGTCGGCAGCCTGCTGCAGTGCGACTACGTCGGCTTCCACATTCCGCGCCAGGTGGAGAACTTCGTCGATGTGGCCCGCGGGGTGTTCCCGCTCAAGACCCTGGAGCGGCAGAACTGCGCGCCGCGCTTTATCACCTACGGCTGCGCCGTGGGCCTGGAGCGCATGACCACGGCCGTGGACACCGGCACCCGAGTGGTCAAGCTCGGCGCCCACCCGGTCGGCCTGGATATCGGCCGGGTGCGCAGCGCCCTGGACAACCCGAAGATCCGCGAGATGATGGCGCGCCTGCGCGAGGAGCTGTCCGGCGTCAAGCTGCTGCTCTCGGTCGAGCGCCTCGACTACACCAAGGGCATCCTGGAGAAGCTCAACGCCTACGAGCGCCTGCTGGCCGACAACCCCGAGCTGCTCGGCAAGGTCACCCTGGTCACCGTCTGCGTGCCGGCGGCCAAGGAAATGACCATCTACGACGAACTGCAGACCCAAATAGAGCAGGCGGTCGGCCGCATCAACGGCCGCTTCGCGCGGATCGGCTGGACGCCGCTGCAGTTCTTCTTCCGCAGCCTGCCGTTCGAGGAGGTCAGCGCCTGGTACGCCATGGCCGACGTCATGTGGATCACCCCGCTGCGCGACGGCCTCAACCTGGTGGCCAAGGAATTCGTCGCCGCGCAAGGCCTGCTCGGCGGCAGCGGCGTGCTGGTGCTCTCCGAGTTCGCCGGCGCCGCCGCCGAACTCAAGGGCGCCCTGCTGACCAACCCCCACGACCCGGCGGACCTGGCGCAGACCTGCTACCTGGCGCTGAACCTACCCAAGGCCGAGGCCCAGGCGCGCCTGCGCCAGCTGTTCGATATCGTCAGCTACAACGACATCCACCGCTGGGGCGACGAATTCCTCGCCGGGGTGGCCGAAGAGACGGACGAGCCCCAAGAGCCCCTGGGACTGGTCTCTTAG
- a CDS encoding 4a-hydroxytetrahydrobiopterin dehydratase encodes MSLAQAHCEACRAGAPLVSDEELAELIKQIPDWNIETRGDHMELEKVFLFRNFRHALAFTNAVGAIAEEEGHHPALLTEWGKVTVTWWSHEARGLHRNDFIMAARTDEVAKNAEGRK; translated from the coding sequence ATGAGCCTTGCCCAAGCCCACTGCGAAGCCTGCCGCGCCGGTGCCCCGCTGGTGTCCGACGAGGAACTGGCCGAACTGATCAAGCAGATCCCCGACTGGAACATCGAGACCCGCGGCGACCACATGGAGCTGGAGAAGGTCTTCCTGTTTCGCAACTTCCGCCATGCCCTGGCCTTCACCAACGCCGTCGGCGCCATCGCCGAGGAAGAAGGCCACCACCCGGCCCTGCTCACCGAATGGGGCAAGGTCACCGTGACCTGGTGGAGCCATGAGGCCCGCGGCCTGCACCGCAATGACTTCATCATGGCCGCGCGCACCGACGAGGTGGCCAAGAACGCGGAGGGCCGCAAGTGA
- a CDS encoding TIGR01458 family HAD-type hydrolase yields MTQAVLLDVSGVLYQDSVPLPGSVDAVAQLQAKGYPLRLVTNTSRLTAAEIHRQLSGMGYVIEPEQIYSAPRAMRHYLEARGLRPYCLIHRNLEAEFADLLEEPSPNAVVIGDAAERFDYLHLERAFHLLLEGAPLLAMGINRYFRYQGALRLDAGPFVRALEYAAGVEALVLGKPSAAFFQGALEELGVQAPQALMIGDDVEGDVLGAQKAGLQGCLVQTGKYRPGDEARAPNALLAQDLAEAVRRYC; encoded by the coding sequence ATGACACAGGCGGTGCTGCTGGACGTCAGCGGGGTGCTCTACCAGGACAGCGTCCCCCTGCCCGGCTCAGTGGACGCGGTTGCCCAACTGCAGGCCAAGGGCTACCCGTTGCGCCTGGTGACCAATACCTCGCGCCTGACCGCCGCCGAGATCCATCGCCAACTCAGCGGTATGGGCTACGTCATCGAACCCGAGCAGATCTACAGCGCCCCCCGAGCCATGCGCCATTACCTCGAGGCCCGGGGCCTGCGCCCCTACTGCCTGATCCACCGCAACCTGGAGGCCGAGTTCGCCGACCTCCTCGAAGAACCGTCACCCAATGCGGTGGTCATCGGCGACGCCGCCGAGCGCTTCGACTACCTGCATCTGGAGCGCGCCTTCCACCTGCTTCTGGAGGGCGCGCCGTTGCTGGCCATGGGCATCAATCGCTACTTCCGCTACCAGGGTGCCCTGCGCCTGGACGCAGGCCCCTTCGTCCGCGCCCTGGAATACGCCGCGGGGGTCGAGGCCCTGGTGCTCGGCAAGCCCTCGGCGGCCTTCTTCCAGGGCGCCCTGGAGGAACTCGGCGTGCAAGCGCCCCAGGCGCTGATGATCGGTGACGACGTCGAAGGCGATGTACTGGGTGCCCAGAAGGCCGGGTTGCAGGGCTGCCTGGTGCAAACCGGCAAATACCGCCCCGGCGACGAGGCCAGGGCCCCCAACGCCCTACTGGCCCAAGACCTGGCCGAGGCGGTGCGGCGCTACTGCTGA
- a CDS encoding alpha-glucosidase → MAVSRKDWWRGGVIYQVYPRSFFDSNDDGVGDLPGVLSKLDYIASLNVDAIWLSPFFTSPMKDFGYDVSDYRGVDPLFGTLEDFQALVGAAHERGLRIFIDQVLNHCSDQHPWFAESRSSRHNAKADWFVWAEANPDGTPPNNWLSVFGGSAWSWDSRRKQYYLHNFLASQPDLNFHCEALQQQLLDDMQFWLELGVDGFRLDAANFYFHDQQLRDNPPNPDIREGGIGVRADNPYAYQRHVYDKSQPQNLDFLRRLRALMERYPGTSSVAEIGCDNSLRTMAAYTSGGNTLHMAYSFDLLTAQCSPAFIRHTVEAIESELADGWPCWSVGNHDVVRVMSRWALQGKPEAARGRLLMALLLSLRGSVCLYQGEELGLEEAELAYEDLVDPYGIRFWPEFKGRDGCRTPMPWQHDAAHAGFSAHQPWLPLAESHRALAVDVQEQDADSMLNSYRRFLGWRQAQPVLIEGTIRMRHHDEALLVFERRLGDEAWLCLFNMSASERRYDLPLMVEPLEAVPASTAEFLGSWVHLPAHGFGFARLLG, encoded by the coding sequence ATGGCTGTTTCCCGCAAGGACTGGTGGCGCGGTGGCGTCATCTACCAGGTGTATCCACGCAGTTTCTTCGACAGCAACGACGATGGCGTGGGCGATCTGCCGGGCGTGCTGAGCAAGCTGGACTACATCGCCAGCCTCAACGTCGACGCCATCTGGCTGTCGCCGTTCTTCACCTCGCCGATGAAGGACTTCGGCTACGACGTCTCCGACTACCGCGGCGTCGATCCGCTGTTCGGCACCCTGGAGGACTTCCAGGCCCTGGTCGGTGCGGCCCATGAGCGCGGCCTGCGGATCTTCATCGACCAGGTGCTCAACCACTGCTCCGACCAGCATCCCTGGTTCGCCGAGAGCCGCTCCAGCCGTCACAACGCCAAGGCCGACTGGTTCGTCTGGGCCGAGGCCAACCCGGACGGCACCCCGCCGAACAACTGGCTGTCGGTGTTCGGCGGCTCGGCCTGGAGCTGGGACAGCCGGCGCAAGCAGTACTACCTGCACAACTTCCTGGCCAGCCAGCCGGACCTGAACTTCCACTGCGAGGCCTTGCAGCAGCAGTTGCTCGACGACATGCAGTTCTGGCTCGAACTGGGCGTCGACGGCTTCCGCCTGGACGCGGCGAATTTCTATTTCCACGACCAGCAGCTGCGCGACAATCCGCCTAACCCGGATATTCGCGAGGGCGGCATCGGCGTGCGCGCCGACAACCCCTACGCCTACCAGCGCCATGTCTACGACAAGAGCCAGCCGCAGAACCTCGATTTTCTGCGCCGCCTGCGCGCGCTGATGGAGCGCTACCCGGGTACCTCCAGCGTCGCCGAGATCGGCTGCGACAACTCGCTGCGCACCATGGCCGCCTACACCAGTGGCGGCAACACCCTGCACATGGCCTATTCCTTCGACCTGCTCACCGCCCAGTGCAGCCCGGCCTTCATCCGCCACACGGTGGAGGCCATCGAGAGCGAGCTGGCCGACGGCTGGCCCTGCTGGTCGGTGGGCAACCACGACGTGGTGCGGGTGATGAGCCGCTGGGCCCTGCAGGGCAAGCCGGAGGCCGCCCGCGGACGCCTGCTGATGGCCTTGCTGTTGTCGCTGCGCGGCAGCGTGTGCCTGTACCAGGGCGAGGAACTGGGCCTGGAGGAGGCCGAACTGGCCTACGAGGACCTGGTCGATCCCTACGGCATACGCTTCTGGCCGGAGTTCAAGGGCCGCGACGGCTGCCGCACGCCTATGCCCTGGCAGCACGACGCGGCCCATGCCGGCTTCAGCGCGCACCAGCCCTGGCTGCCCCTGGCCGAGAGCCACCGGGCGTTGGCGGTGGACGTCCAGGAGCAGGATGCGGATTCGATGCTCAACAGCTACCGGCGCTTCCTAGGCTGGCGCCAGGCGCAGCCGGTGCTGATCGAAGGCACGATCCGCATGCGTCATCACGACGAGGCGCTACTGGTGTTCGAGCGCCGGCTGGGCGATGAGGCCTGGTTGTGCCTGTTCAACATGAGCGCGAGCGAGCGCCGCTACGACCTGCCGTTGATGGTCGAGCCGCTCGAAGCGGTTCCCGCCAGCACTGCCGAGTTCCTCGGCAGCTGGGTACACTTGCCGGCCCACGGCTTCGGTTTTGCCCGCCTGCTGGGCTGA
- the malK gene encoding maltose/maltodextrin ABC transporter ATP-binding protein MalK: MASVTLRNICKSYGDIAITRNIDLDIEDGEFVVFVGPSGCGKSTLLRLIAGLEDISAGELLIGEQRVNDLPPMDRSVGMVFQSYALYPHMTVAENMAFGLKLAKVDKGTIRRKVEEVSRILQLDQLLERKPKDLSGGQRQRVAIGRTMVREPKVFLFDEPLSNLDAFLRVQMRIEISRLHQRLRSTMIYVTHDQVEAMTMADKIVVLNAGQIAQVGQPLELYHYPRNRFVAGFLGSPQMNFLQVKALAASAEVVEIEMPGGYRMQVLVDGSSVQPGEELTLGVRPEHFVDAEQADFAFYGQIAVAERLGDHNLVYLNLEGVEDMVTLRGDGNRKVAVGETYAAGLMANKCHLFRADGQACSRHYREPAIYG, translated from the coding sequence ATGGCCAGCGTCACCCTGCGTAATATCTGCAAGAGCTACGGCGACATCGCCATCACCCGCAATATCGACCTGGACATCGAGGACGGCGAGTTCGTGGTCTTCGTCGGCCCTTCCGGCTGCGGCAAGTCGACCCTGCTGCGGCTGATCGCCGGCCTGGAGGACATCAGCGCGGGCGAGTTGCTGATCGGCGAGCAGCGGGTTAACGACCTGCCGCCGATGGACCGCTCGGTGGGCATGGTGTTCCAATCCTACGCGCTCTATCCGCACATGACCGTGGCCGAGAACATGGCCTTCGGCCTCAAGCTCGCCAAGGTCGACAAGGGCACCATCCGGCGCAAGGTCGAGGAGGTCTCGCGCATTCTCCAGCTCGACCAGCTGCTCGAGCGCAAGCCCAAGGACCTCTCCGGCGGCCAGCGCCAGCGCGTGGCCATCGGCCGCACCATGGTCCGCGAGCCCAAGGTGTTCCTCTTCGACGAGCCGCTGTCCAATCTGGACGCCTTCCTGCGCGTGCAGATGCGCATCGAGATCTCGCGCCTGCACCAGCGCCTGCGCTCGACCATGATCTACGTCACCCACGACCAGGTCGAAGCCATGACCATGGCCGACAAGATCGTGGTGCTCAATGCCGGGCAGATCGCCCAGGTCGGCCAGCCCCTGGAACTCTACCACTACCCGCGCAACCGCTTCGTCGCCGGCTTCCTCGGCTCGCCGCAGATGAACTTCCTCCAGGTCAAGGCGCTCGCCGCCAGCGCCGAGGTCGTGGAAATCGAGATGCCCGGCGGCTATCGCATGCAGGTACTGGTCGACGGCAGCTCCGTGCAACCGGGTGAGGAATTGACCCTGGGCGTGCGCCCGGAGCATTTCGTCGACGCCGAGCAGGCCGACTTCGCCTTCTACGGGCAGATCGCCGTGGCCGAGCGCCTGGGCGACCACAACCTGGTCTACCTGAACCTGGAAGGGGTCGAGGACATGGTCACCCTGCGTGGCGACGGCAACCGCAAGGTCGCCGTGGGCGAAACCTACGCCGCCGGCCTGATGGCCAACAAGTGCCACCTGTTCCGTGCCGACGGCCAGGCCTGTAGTCGTCACTACCGCGAGCCGGCGATCTACGGCTGA
- a CDS encoding amino acid aminotransferase, with the protein MRHFGQIARVPGDPILGLMEAFAADANPAKLDLGVGVYKDARGLTPIPRAVKLAEQRLVEGETSKSYIGGHGDALFSARLAELVLGAASPALAEQRAAASQTPGGTGALRLAADFIGHCLPGRGIWLSDPTWPIHETLFAEAGLRVGHYPYVGADNRLDVEAMLETLGRLPQGDVVLLHACCHNPTGFDLGQDDWQRVLEVVKARELLPLIDFAYQGFGDGLEQDAWAVRLFAEALPELLITSSCSKNFGLYRERTGALLVCAADTGKLQDVRSQLASIARNLWSTPPAHGAAVVASILDDDELKALWIDELDAMRQRVAALRQGLVEALRPHGLAERFAHIAVQRGMFSYTGLSPRQVQRLREEYSVYMVGSGRANVAGLDAQRLDQLASAIARVFS; encoded by the coding sequence GTGAGGCACTTCGGCCAGATCGCACGGGTGCCCGGCGACCCCATCCTCGGCCTGATGGAAGCCTTCGCCGCCGACGCCAATCCGGCCAAGCTGGATCTGGGCGTCGGGGTGTACAAGGATGCCCGCGGCCTGACCCCCATCCCGCGGGCGGTCAAGCTGGCCGAACAGCGCCTGGTCGAGGGCGAGACCAGCAAGAGCTACATCGGCGGCCATGGCGATGCCCTGTTCAGCGCGCGCCTGGCCGAACTGGTGCTCGGCGCCGCCAGCCCGGCCCTGGCCGAGCAGCGTGCCGCCGCCAGCCAGACTCCCGGCGGCACCGGCGCCCTGCGCCTGGCGGCCGACTTCATCGGCCACTGCCTGCCGGGCCGTGGCATCTGGCTGAGCGACCCGACCTGGCCGATCCACGAGACCCTGTTCGCCGAAGCCGGTCTGCGCGTCGGCCACTACCCCTATGTCGGTGCCGACAACCGCCTGGATGTCGAGGCCATGCTCGAGACCCTCGGCCGCCTGCCCCAGGGCGACGTGGTGCTGCTGCATGCCTGCTGCCACAACCCCACCGGCTTCGACCTCGGCCAGGACGACTGGCAGCGGGTACTGGAGGTGGTCAAGGCGCGCGAGCTGCTGCCGCTGATCGACTTCGCCTACCAGGGCTTCGGCGACGGTCTGGAGCAGGACGCCTGGGCCGTGCGGCTGTTCGCCGAGGCGCTGCCGGAGCTGCTGATCACCAGCTCCTGCTCGAAGAACTTCGGCCTCTACCGCGAGCGCACCGGCGCCCTGCTGGTCTGCGCGGCAGACACCGGAAAGCTTCAGGATGTACGCAGCCAGCTGGCCTCCATCGCCCGCAACCTGTGGTCCACGCCGCCGGCCCACGGCGCCGCGGTGGTCGCCAGCATCCTCGACGACGACGAACTCAAGGCCCTGTGGATCGACGAGCTGGACGCCATGCGCCAGCGCGTCGCCGCCCTGCGCCAGGGACTGGTCGAGGCCCTGCGCCCCCACGGCCTGGCCGAGCGATTCGCCCATATCGCCGTGCAGCGGGGGATGTTCTCCTACACCGGCCTGTCGCCCCGGCAGGTGCAGCGCCTGCGCGAGGAGTACAGCGTGTACATGGTCGGCTCGGGACGGGCCAATGTGGCCGGCCTGGATGCCCAGCGCCTGGACCAGTTGGCCAGCGCCATCGCCCGGGTCTTCAGCTGA